The following coding sequences are from one Oncorhynchus clarkii lewisi isolate Uvic-CL-2024 chromosome 20, UVic_Ocla_1.0, whole genome shotgun sequence window:
- the LOC139376941 gene encoding KIF-binding protein-like, with translation MASTYSHEWRAVCDKFNNAQDLSEVESRKDPENDPFRSKYKARELLREIYCSLKNFDVGENESVNDEADQRPTEQPVDGGMEESFGRGHCGDSPAGSRAAKLGAVEYYLGVNHVETEELSAGEEHLMNCMTLLEKCSISPENVSLFIQVRNQLGILWAGRDEIEKAQGFLETAEAMYIRYMKEDGQPPMDLTEFFVAEEEALPQQERTKRFEMAYTHTLYYLAQVYKNLEQYEKAGGYCHSTLQRQLEFNQFIPLEWAINAATLSQYYITKTLYMEGRHCLSAASVIADLAGEVPSEAAAQESEAEAEKRDQLRQKRAEIARCWIKYCLNLLQDAKKLLEDNIGELDMDRQAELRATRLKEEEEKERGRKSAVLFGSSDTFDSICGLEEKVSCVFPVDFEEARAIFLVGQTYVNQAKEYFEMDGHVTDHIEILQDHSALFKALAFFEEDLERRCKMHKRRVDMMEPICKDLNAQYYLLVCRQLQFELAETYYEMMDLKLAVANKQDDLDAHTVKKFNHLCSSSTKFYQMFLDSVRSPEGKWPEKLEDEVLRPALVAKFRVARLHSRLISSSKTVQLENLNRALECYDFVVQYCKDNPEAKSAIETELELSEEMVSLLPLKINRLQANLASSN, from the exons ATGGCTTCCACATACAGTCATGAGTGGAGAGCAGTTTGCGACAAATTTAATAATGCTCAAGATCTATCTGAAGTAGAATCAAGAAAAGACCCAGAAAATGACCCTTTTCGATCGAAGTATAAGGCAAGGGAGCTTTTGAGAGAGATTTACTGCTCTTTGAAGAATTTCGATGTCGGTGAAAACGAGAGCGTCAATGATGAAGCCGACCAGCGCCCGACAGAGCAGCCCGTTGacggaggaatggaggagagctTTGGGAGAGGCCACTGTGGAGATTCACCAGCCGGATCAAGAGCAGCTAAACTCGGGGCGGTGGAGTATTATCTTGGTGTAAACCACGTGGAAACAGAAGAGCTGTCCGCTGGAGAGGAACATTTAATGAATTGCATGACATTGCTAGAGAAGTGCAGCATATCACCCGAGAACGTGTCTTTGTTCATCCAAGTCAGg AATCAACTGGGCATTCTGTGGGCTGGCAGGGATGAAATTGAGAAAGCCCAAGGATTTTTGGAAACTGCAGAAGCAATGTATATTCGTTACATGAAAGAG GATGGGCAACCCCCAATGGACCTCACCGAGTTCTTTGTAGCAGAGGAAGAAGCATTACCCCAACAGGAGAGGACCAAGAG ATTTGAAATGGCTTATACCCACACACTGTACTATCTTGCACAAGTGTACAAGAACTTGGAGCAGTATGAGAAAGCTGGGGGCTACTGCCACAGCACTCTGCAGAGACAGCTGGAGTTCAACCAGTTCATTCCTCTGGAATGGGCCATCAACGCAGCCACGTTATCACAATATTACATCACCAAG ACCCTCTACATGGAGGGCAGGCACTGTCTATCTGCTGCCAGTGTCATAGCAGACCTGGCCGGGGAGGTCCCCTCAGAAGCCGCTGCCCAGGAGA GTGAAGCTGAAGCTGAGAAGCGAGACCAACTTCGACAGAAGAGAGCTGAAATAGCCAGGTGTTGGATAAAATACTGTCTTAATTTGTTGCAAGATGCCAAGAAACTTCTCGAG GACAACATTGGAGAGCTAGATATGGATCGTCAGGCAGAGCTGAGAGCAACACGgctaaaggaggaggaggagaaggagaggggaaggaagagtgCTGTTCTGTTTGGTTCCAGTGACACCTTTGACTCCATCTGTGGCCTGGAGGAGAAAGTGAGTTGTGTCTTCCCTGTGGACTTTGAGGAAGCCCGCGCCATCTTCCTGGTTGGCCAGACCTACGTAAATCAAGCCAAGGAGTACTTTGAGATGGACGGCCACGTCACAGACCACATCGAGATCCTGCAGGACCACAGCGCTCTCTTCAAGGCCCTGGCCTTCTTCGAGGAGGACCTGGAGCGGCGCTGCAAGATGCACAAGCGGCGTGTGGACATGATGGAGCCCATCTGCAAAGACCTGAACGCCCAGTACTACCTCCTCGTCTGCCGCCAGCTGCAGTTTGAGCTGGCTGAGACCTACTATGAGATGATGGATCTCAAGCTGGCCGTGGCCAACAAGCAGGACGACTTGGATGCGCATACGGTCAAGAAGTTTAAccacctctgctcctcctccaccaaattcTACCAGATGTTCCTCGACTCCGTCCGCTCGCCAGAGGGCAAATGGCCGGAGAAACTGGAGGACGAGGTGCTGAGGCCGGCACTGGTGGCTAAGTTCCGGGTGGCTCGTCTCCATAGCAGGCTGATCTCGTCCAGCAAAACTGTTCAGCTGGAGAACCTGAACCGCGCCCTGGAGTGCTACGACTTTGTGGTCCAGTACTGCAAGGACAACCCAGAGGCTAAAAGCGCCATCGAGACAGAGCTGGAGCTGAGCGAAGAGATGGTCAGCCTTCTGCCCCTCAAGATCAACCGACTCCAGGCAAATCTGGCCTCCTCTAACTGA